Proteins encoded by one window of Chroogloeocystis siderophila 5.2 s.c.1:
- a CDS encoding DUF3800 domain-containing protein encodes MKLEYSEFALYLDDSGSPKPDPKDPHPFFGMGGVLINRGHERIIETLVLEFKQRWNIGLDIPLHGSEIRSRKNNYK; translated from the coding sequence ATGAAATTAGAGTACAGTGAATTTGCATTATATCTAGATGATTCAGGTAGCCCCAAGCCCGATCCGAAAGATCCACATCCTTTTTTTGGGATGGGTGGTGTTTTAATAAATAGAGGACATGAACGGATTATTGAAACGTTAGTATTAGAGTTTAAACAGCGATGGAATATTGGTCTAGATATACCTTTGCATGGAAGTGAAATACGTTCTAGAAAGAACAACTACAAATAG
- a CDS encoding alkaline phosphatase D family protein — MAAWDVERLLLTGMQRRRLLMGVSALTSLAIASQFSRRVVAQPKFSDYPFKLGVASGEPLPDGFVIWTRLAPQPLNGGGMPNQNVEVRWQIARDPKMQQVVQKGTAIATPELAHSVHVEVQGLEPNRWYWYQFKAGNDTSRIGRTRTAPARGDRLQKLTFAFASCQDWQNGFYSAYRNMAREELDFVVHLGDYIYEYGPDLSKPRQHNSPEIISLADYRNRHALYKTGFHLQAVHAKFPWIVTWDDHEVENNYANLIPEDDQTREEFIKRRANAYQAYYEHMPLRLSSLPKGPNMQLYRRLTFGELAEFFVLDTRQYRSDQPCGDGLKPRCAEALAEKATMTGKEQERWLFQGLERSSARWNVIAQQTMMAQFDFDARSDSETFNLDQWDGYVAARDRLFNFIQQRKVANPVVITGDIHSSWVHDLKADFSNPASPTIGTEFVGTSITSDFPAQFIAPVTAALANNPHTKFFDGAFRGYVRCQLTPKQWRSDYRVVSSILDPQAPASTLASFIVENGQPGAQNA; from the coding sequence ATGGCTGCTTGGGATGTGGAGCGTTTGCTGTTAACTGGGATGCAGCGGCGGCGCTTGCTGATGGGTGTGAGTGCATTAACAAGTTTGGCGATCGCGAGTCAATTTTCGCGGCGAGTCGTTGCGCAACCAAAGTTTTCTGATTATCCGTTTAAACTCGGTGTTGCTTCGGGAGAACCGTTACCCGATGGTTTTGTCATTTGGACGCGGTTAGCGCCTCAACCACTCAACGGTGGCGGAATGCCAAACCAAAACGTTGAAGTGCGCTGGCAAATAGCACGAGATCCAAAGATGCAGCAAGTTGTCCAAAAAGGAACAGCGATCGCAACTCCCGAACTTGCGCATTCGGTTCATGTCGAAGTGCAAGGTTTAGAACCAAATCGCTGGTATTGGTATCAATTCAAAGCAGGTAACGATACAAGTCGCATCGGGAGAACGCGCACTGCACCCGCAAGAGGCGATCGCTTACAAAAACTGACTTTTGCATTTGCTTCATGTCAAGATTGGCAAAATGGCTTTTATTCTGCCTACCGCAACATGGCGCGAGAAGAACTCGATTTTGTCGTGCATCTTGGCGATTATATCTACGAATACGGACCTGATTTGAGCAAACCACGCCAACACAACAGTCCTGAAATTATCAGTCTTGCAGATTACCGCAACCGTCATGCTTTGTACAAAACCGGATTTCATTTGCAAGCGGTTCATGCAAAGTTTCCTTGGATTGTGACTTGGGACGATCACGAAGTTGAGAATAATTATGCGAACTTGATTCCCGAAGACGATCAAACGCGCGAAGAATTTATTAAACGTCGTGCCAATGCTTACCAAGCTTATTATGAGCATATGCCATTGCGTTTATCTTCCTTGCCCAAAGGTCCAAATATGCAACTTTATCGGCGTTTGACTTTTGGTGAATTAGCTGAATTCTTTGTACTAGATACTCGCCAATACCGCAGCGATCAGCCGTGTGGAGATGGCTTAAAACCTCGATGCGCAGAGGCTTTGGCAGAAAAGGCGACGATGACGGGCAAAGAGCAAGAACGCTGGTTATTTCAAGGATTAGAGCGCTCATCCGCGCGTTGGAATGTGATTGCGCAACAAACAATGATGGCTCAATTTGACTTTGATGCGCGTTCAGATAGTGAAACGTTTAACCTCGATCAATGGGATGGCTACGTTGCCGCACGCGATCGCCTATTTAACTTCATCCAACAGCGCAAAGTTGCTAACCCTGTTGTGATTACAGGTGACATTCACTCTAGCTGGGTACACGACCTCAAAGCCGACTTTAGCAATCCTGCTTCACCTACTATTGGTACAGAATTTGTCGGGACTTCGATTACTTCGGATTTTCCTGCACAGTTTATTGCCCCAGTCACCGCAGCTTTAGCCAATAATCCACATACAAAATTCTTTGATGGTGCTTTTCGCGGCTACGTTCGCTGTCAACTTACACCTAAACAATGGCGTAGCGATTATCGAGTTGTTTCATCAATTCTCGATCCACAAGCTCCAGCGAGTACGCTAGCGTCGTTCATTGTCGAAAATGGACAACCAGGCGCTCAGAATGCATAA
- the gloB gene encoding hydroxyacylglutathione hydrolase: MEVIRISALYDNYIFLLHEPMQNIAAVVDPAEAEPVLEQLEQLDAELVAIFNTHHHNDHVGGNRKLIQRFGSVTVYGGEKDRGRIPGQQVFLKEGDRVDFGDRSAEVIFVPGHTRAHIAYYFPPETPDTNGDLFCGDTLFAGGCGRLFEGTPAQMLDSLTKLRALPDNTRVWCAHEYTLKNLQFALTVDGGNPELQARYEIVKAARNRLEATIPSMLNVEKRTNPFLRWNQPELQSAVQSNDPLQTFARLRGMKDQF; this comes from the coding sequence ATGGAAGTCATCAGAATTTCGGCACTTTATGATAATTACATTTTTTTGCTGCATGAACCCATGCAAAATATAGCTGCGGTTGTAGACCCAGCAGAAGCAGAACCAGTACTAGAACAGCTAGAGCAACTAGACGCAGAGTTAGTAGCAATTTTTAACACGCATCATCATAACGATCATGTAGGTGGTAATCGCAAGTTAATTCAGCGTTTTGGAAGTGTTACAGTGTATGGTGGCGAGAAAGATCGCGGCAGAATACCAGGACAGCAAGTTTTCTTAAAAGAAGGCGATCGCGTTGACTTTGGCGATCGCAGCGCTGAAGTTATTTTTGTCCCAGGACACACTCGCGCACATATTGCTTACTACTTCCCGCCAGAAACACCAGACACTAACGGAGATTTGTTTTGCGGCGATACATTATTTGCAGGGGGATGCGGTCGCTTATTTGAAGGAACTCCCGCACAAATGCTCGATTCTTTGACAAAATTAAGAGCTTTACCAGACAATACGCGCGTGTGGTGCGCCCACGAATATACTTTAAAGAACTTGCAATTTGCGCTGACAGTGGATGGTGGAAATCCCGAATTACAAGCTCGTTATGAAATAGTCAAAGCAGCACGCAATCGTTTGGAAGCTACAATACCTTCGATGTTGAACGTTGAAAAGCGTACAAATCCCTTTCTACGCTGGAATCAACCTGAGTTACAGTCAGCAGTACAAAGCAACGATCCACTACAAACTTTTGCACGCTTGCGCGGAATGAAAGATCAGTTCTGA
- a CDS encoding SDR family oxidoreductase, which translates to MINPSYIFLAGASRGVGREIAHCLTQQKLKVKALLRSEATRTDLEAMGIEVVLGDALRISDVESAITQGITAVISTIGGLPKDGDRADYLGNKNLIDAAVKAGVQKFILVSSIGSGDSAQALPPQALATLGSVLAEKEKAEQHLINSGLTYTIIRPGGLKSEPATGDGVLTEDPRVAGTIHRADVAQLVCRCLNSEKANNKILSAVDRQMMYGQPDFVEFDVS; encoded by the coding sequence ATGATAAATCCATCCTACATTTTTCTAGCGGGAGCCAGCCGTGGCGTTGGTCGAGAAATTGCGCATTGCTTAACACAACAAAAATTAAAGGTAAAAGCTTTACTGCGCAGCGAGGCGACTCGTACAGATTTAGAAGCAATGGGAATTGAAGTTGTTTTAGGCGACGCGTTACGTATCAGTGATGTAGAAAGTGCAATAACACAAGGAATCACAGCAGTTATTAGTACGATTGGTGGTTTACCCAAAGATGGCGATCGCGCAGACTATTTAGGCAATAAAAACCTCATCGATGCAGCCGTCAAAGCCGGAGTACAGAAATTTATTTTAGTTTCTTCGATTGGTAGCGGTGATAGCGCGCAAGCTTTACCACCTCAAGCTTTGGCGACATTAGGTTCTGTATTAGCTGAAAAGGAAAAAGCTGAACAGCATTTGATCAACAGTGGACTGACGTATACAATCATTCGCCCAGGTGGTTTAAAATCAGAACCCGCAACAGGCGATGGCGTTCTTACTGAAGATCCGCGCGTTGCTGGGACAATTCACCGCGCTGATGTCGCGCAACTTGTCTGTCGCTGTCTCAATTCGGAAAAGGCGAATAATAAAATTCTATCCGCTGTTGATCGCCAAATGATGTACGGTCAACCTGATTTTGTCGAATTTGATGTTAGCTGA
- a CDS encoding TlyA family RNA methyltransferase produces MAKQRLDTLLVDLELCSSRQQAQRLIRAGEVFVNQQVVDKPGTEVETTAAVHIKARSPYVSRGGEKLFKALTEFDISVTGRVCIDGGISTGGFTDCLLQAGAKRVYGIDVGYGQVNWGLRNDPRVVLKERTNLRYLQPAQLYQESDAMADFAVVDVSFISLTKILPALWELLQPPREAVLLVKPQFEAGRSHVGKKGVVRDPEAQAKAIFQVLQAAQQMSWQYRGLTVSPLLGPAGNIEYLLWLGMSSHTSAPDFPQIIQFAQTVREQFATK; encoded by the coding sequence TTGGCTAAACAACGACTTGACACGCTACTTGTAGATTTAGAACTTTGTTCCTCTAGACAACAAGCCCAACGCTTAATTCGCGCTGGCGAAGTTTTTGTAAATCAACAAGTCGTTGATAAACCTGGTACTGAGGTTGAGACAACAGCAGCAGTTCATATTAAAGCGCGATCGCCTTATGTTTCACGCGGTGGCGAAAAGCTTTTCAAAGCCTTAACTGAATTTGATATTTCAGTCACTGGGCGTGTGTGCATCGATGGCGGAATCTCGACTGGCGGTTTTACCGATTGTCTCCTACAAGCTGGAGCAAAACGCGTTTACGGAATTGATGTTGGCTACGGACAAGTTAACTGGGGTTTACGCAACGATCCGCGTGTTGTTTTGAAAGAACGAACAAATTTACGCTATCTGCAACCAGCGCAACTATATCAAGAAAGTGACGCTATGGCTGATTTTGCGGTAGTTGATGTATCTTTTATTTCTTTAACTAAGATTCTACCTGCTTTGTGGGAATTACTACAACCCCCGCGCGAGGCAGTTTTACTCGTTAAACCGCAATTTGAAGCGGGACGATCGCACGTTGGTAAAAAAGGCGTAGTACGTGATCCAGAAGCCCAAGCTAAGGCAATATTTCAAGTATTACAAGCCGCACAACAAATGAGTTGGCAATATCGAGGCTTAACCGTCTCGCCGTTGCTAGGTCCCGCTGGTAATATTGAATACTTATTATGGTTAGGAATGAGTAGTCACACCTCAGCCCCTGATTTTCCTCAGATTATTCAGTTTGCCCAAACAGTCCGCGAACAATTCGCCACTAAGTAA
- the rplI gene encoding 50S ribosomal protein L9 → MAKRVQLVLNQDVSKLGKSGDLVEVAPGYARNYLLPQNLAMQATPGILKQVERRREKERQRQEELRQQALTQKAALDKVGQFTIAKQVGEKDAIFGTVTAPEVAALVQAAIGQEVDRRGITLPDISKTGTYTAEIKLHPEVTAEILIQVVPE, encoded by the coding sequence ATGGCAAAACGCGTGCAATTAGTTCTCAATCAGGATGTTAGCAAGCTAGGAAAATCTGGAGATTTAGTAGAAGTTGCACCAGGTTACGCTCGCAACTATTTGCTTCCCCAAAATCTCGCAATGCAAGCAACTCCAGGGATTCTCAAGCAAGTTGAGCGCCGACGCGAAAAAGAACGTCAGCGTCAAGAAGAATTACGTCAACAAGCCCTAACTCAAAAAGCAGCATTAGATAAAGTAGGGCAATTCACAATCGCGAAGCAAGTTGGTGAAAAAGACGCTATTTTTGGTACTGTAACCGCTCCTGAAGTCGCGGCCTTAGTTCAAGCAGCAATCGGTCAAGAAGTAGATCGGCGCGGGATAACTTTACCAGATATCAGTAAAACAGGTACTTACACCGCTGAAATTAAACTTCATCCAGAGGTAACAGCAGAAATCCTAATTCAGGTTGTACCAGAATGA
- a CDS encoding DUF3800 domain-containing protein: MEDLTNTIVRCPIIVHACVVSRHGYLKRYLEKYGEDTWKMMKSAFTILVERAAKYVAAKNGTLMVYFEAAGKREDRLIKSYFNDLRSQGHPFDTVRANKYSPLCANDFSSLLRGIDSKKKNNAVMQIADLCLYPVVSSKTKPNNQALLSLKTANLLVDCNLEPNLVDNLGVKYYCFDDKP; this comes from the coding sequence ATGGAGGACTTAACTAATACAATCGTTCGTTGTCCTATTATTGTTCATGCGTGTGTTGTATCTCGTCATGGTTATCTAAAACGCTATTTAGAAAAGTATGGCGAGGATACATGGAAGATGATGAAAAGTGCCTTCACTATTTTAGTAGAACGTGCAGCTAAGTATGTAGCAGCCAAAAATGGTACATTAATGGTTTATTTTGAAGCTGCTGGCAAACGAGAAGATAGACTCATCAAATCCTATTTTAATGACTTGCGCTCTCAAGGACACCCTTTTGATACCGTTCGAGCTAACAAATATTCCCCGCTATGTGCTAACGACTTTTCATCCCTACTACGTGGAATCGATAGTAAAAAAAAGAACAATGCAGTGATGCAAATTGCTGACTTATGTTTATATCCTGTTGTTAGTAGCAAAACTAAGCCAAATAACCAAGCGCTTTTAAGCCTCAAAACAGCTAATTTACTAGTAGATTGTAATTTAGAACCTAATCTTGTAGATAATTTAGGAGTTAAATACTACTGCTTTGACGATAAGCCGTAA
- the dnaB gene encoding replicative DNA helicase, protein MTQQLSFQDNIGSLPPQNIDAEEAILGGILLDPEAISRVSDRLVKEAFYISAHREIYEAALRLHQQGKPTDLLSLSAWLADHDLLSRIGGRSKLTQLVDRTVSAVNIDVLAMLVMDKFLRRKLIESGNEIVQLGYQTDVELATVLDRAEQKVFSITQERPQKGLVSISDTLIDTFQELESRDQGQTLPGLLCDFYDLDALTGGFQRSDLVILAGRPAMGKTALALNIAKNIAARYEQSVAVFSLEMSKEQLVQRLLASEAGIESHRMRAGRISQNEWEQLSRAFGNLSELPIYIDDTANMTVMEMRSQARRLQAEKGTELALILIDYLQLMEGSSSDNRVQELSRITRSLKGMARELKVPVIALSQLSRQVEARTNKRPLLSDLRESGSLEQDADLVLMIYRDDYYNSDTPDRGIAEVIAAKHRNGPTGTVKLLFDPQFTKFKNLAKPPSY, encoded by the coding sequence ATGACTCAACAACTGAGTTTTCAAGATAATATCGGCAGCTTACCTCCACAGAATATTGATGCCGAAGAAGCCATTTTAGGAGGGATTTTACTCGACCCTGAAGCAATTAGCCGTGTAAGCGATCGCCTTGTCAAAGAAGCTTTTTACATCAGCGCCCACAGGGAAATTTACGAAGCCGCCCTCAGACTCCACCAGCAGGGAAAACCGACGGATCTTCTCAGTCTATCCGCATGGTTAGCAGACCACGATTTACTATCTCGGATCGGCGGGAGAAGCAAACTTACCCAACTTGTAGACCGCACCGTATCAGCCGTTAATATTGATGTCCTAGCAATGCTAGTCATGGACAAATTTCTGCGGCGCAAGTTGATTGAATCGGGTAATGAAATTGTCCAGCTAGGCTATCAAACTGATGTTGAGTTAGCAACAGTTTTAGACCGTGCAGAGCAAAAAGTTTTCAGCATTACGCAAGAACGTCCGCAAAAAGGTCTTGTCTCGATTTCAGATACGCTGATTGATACTTTTCAGGAACTCGAAAGTCGCGACCAAGGACAAACTCTACCAGGACTATTGTGCGATTTTTACGACCTTGACGCGCTTACCGGTGGTTTCCAACGTTCTGATTTAGTTATCCTTGCAGGACGCCCAGCAATGGGGAAAACGGCGCTAGCACTGAATATTGCTAAAAATATAGCGGCTCGCTACGAACAATCTGTCGCGGTTTTTAGCCTGGAGATGTCTAAAGAGCAATTAGTGCAACGACTCTTAGCCAGCGAAGCCGGAATCGAAAGTCATCGGATGCGCGCGGGACGTATTAGCCAAAACGAGTGGGAACAATTAAGTCGTGCGTTTGGCAATTTATCTGAATTACCGATTTATATCGACGACACCGCAAATATGACGGTGATGGAAATGCGATCGCAAGCCCGACGGTTGCAAGCTGAAAAAGGAACCGAATTAGCCTTGATTTTAATCGACTACTTACAACTGATGGAAGGTAGTAGTAGCGACAACCGCGTTCAAGAGTTATCGCGGATTACGCGATCGCTTAAAGGTATGGCAAGAGAACTCAAAGTTCCCGTAATTGCGCTATCGCAATTAAGTCGTCAAGTAGAAGCACGTACAAATAAGCGACCCTTACTCTCCGACTTACGCGAATCTGGCTCGTTAGAACAAGACGCGGATCTCGTTTTAATGATTTATCGCGATGATTACTACAATAGCGATACTCCTGATCGCGGCATTGCTGAAGTGATTGCAGCAAAACACCGTAATGGGCCTACAGGTACTGTCAAATTATTATTTGACCCGCAATTCACGAAGTTTAAGAATTTAGCCAAGCCTCCAAGTTACTAA
- a CDS encoding ABC transporter ATP-binding protein: MKSYPQGIALPLQQSLRQIFAIFRYSRRAIALVWTTSRVLTVVFAVFTLTAGLLPAAIAYIGKLIVDAVVIASHSGGENNRAIALGYLTLEAILVALLAGSQRGLSICQSLLRVLLGQRVNILILEKALTLDLAHFEDSEFYDKMTRARREASSRPLSLVSRTFGIVQDSLALFTYGGLLLQFSLWALLALVLTAIPAFIAETKFAGEAFRLFRWRAPETREQHYLETLIAREDFAMEVQLYQLGPMLLQRYHNIFNRLYREDRDLTLRRGVWGYILGLLSSVAFYAAYAWIVIEAIAGRISLGDMTMYLVVFRQGQTTFSSALTSLGGMYEDQLYLSNLYEFLEQDIPTPRGNATQGTSPQDGIRFENVTFTYPGSLQPAVKNLSLHLKPGEKLAIIGENGSGKTTLIKLLTRLYSPDSGRILLDGLDLQAWDIAVLHRRIGVIFQNFVRYQFTVGENIGVGDVQHLVEEPHWHIAAEKGMAQPFIEQMADKFYTQLGRWFKGGQELSGGQWQKIALSRAFMRTQADILVLDEPTAAMDAEAEVLIFQRFRTLSKDKMAILISHRFSTVRMADKIIVLSGGELIEQGTHEELLQAQGRYARLFSLQAAGYR, encoded by the coding sequence ATGAAAAGTTATCCGCAGGGAATCGCACTCCCATTGCAGCAAAGCTTGCGACAAATATTCGCAATATTTCGTTATAGTAGACGGGCTATCGCACTTGTATGGACAACTAGCCGCGTTCTCACAGTTGTTTTTGCAGTCTTCACTTTAACAGCAGGTTTACTTCCTGCAGCGATCGCCTACATTGGTAAATTGATTGTTGATGCGGTTGTTATCGCCTCGCACTCAGGAGGAGAAAATAATCGGGCGATCGCATTAGGCTATTTAACATTAGAAGCCATACTAGTCGCCTTACTCGCAGGTAGTCAACGCGGATTGAGTATTTGTCAATCGCTTTTACGAGTGTTGCTAGGGCAACGAGTTAATATTCTCATTCTAGAAAAAGCTTTAACCTTAGATCTTGCTCATTTTGAAGACTCCGAATTCTACGATAAGATGACGCGGGCGCGGCGCGAAGCATCAAGTCGTCCGTTGTCGCTGGTTAGTCGCACATTTGGTATTGTTCAAGATAGTCTTGCACTCTTTACCTACGGTGGGTTGCTGCTGCAATTTTCGCTGTGGGCGTTGTTAGCACTCGTTTTAACAGCAATCCCAGCATTTATTGCAGAAACAAAGTTTGCCGGCGAAGCGTTTCGTTTATTTCGCTGGCGCGCACCAGAAACGCGAGAACAGCATTATTTAGAAACTTTAATTGCGCGTGAAGATTTTGCGATGGAGGTGCAGTTGTATCAACTAGGACCAATGTTGCTACAACGCTACCACAATATTTTTAATCGCCTATACCGTGAAGATCGCGATTTAACTTTACGCCGAGGCGTGTGGGGTTATATCTTGGGTTTACTTAGTAGTGTGGCGTTTTATGCAGCGTATGCTTGGATTGTGATAGAAGCGATCGCTGGACGAATTTCACTTGGTGATATGACGATGTATCTCGTGGTATTTCGCCAAGGACAAACAACGTTTTCGTCGGCACTTACTTCGCTAGGGGGAATGTATGAAGATCAATTGTATCTATCGAATCTCTATGAGTTTCTCGAACAAGACATTCCCACACCACGCGGTAACGCTACCCAAGGAACCTCACCGCAAGATGGTATTCGGTTTGAAAACGTGACTTTTACGTATCCAGGAAGTTTGCAACCTGCGGTGAAAAACTTGTCGTTGCATCTCAAACCAGGTGAGAAACTTGCGATCATTGGTGAAAATGGTTCGGGAAAAACGACTTTAATCAAATTATTAACGCGCCTTTACTCTCCAGATTCAGGACGAATTCTGCTTGATGGCTTAGATTTACAAGCATGGGATATCGCGGTGTTGCATCGGCGAATTGGCGTGATTTTCCAGAATTTCGTCCGCTATCAATTCACTGTCGGTGAGAATATTGGTGTCGGAGATGTTCAACACTTGGTTGAAGAACCGCACTGGCATATTGCCGCAGAAAAAGGCATGGCGCAACCTTTTATCGAGCAAATGGCAGATAAATTTTACACGCAGTTAGGACGTTGGTTCAAAGGCGGTCAAGAACTTTCTGGCGGACAATGGCAAAAAATTGCGCTGTCGCGGGCTTTTATGCGGACGCAAGCAGATATTCTTGTTTTAGATGAACCTACCGCAGCCATGGACGCAGAAGCTGAAGTATTAATCTTCCAACGATTTCGCACGCTTAGTAAAGATAAAATGGCGATTTTAATTTCACACCGCTTCTCGACTGTCCGTATGGCAGACAAGATTATTGTTCTTTCTGGTGGAGAATTAATCGAACAAGGAACGCACGAGGAATTACTTCAAGCCCAAGGGCGCTACGCCCGACTTTTCTCGCTACAAGCGGCGGGTTATAGGTGA
- the petN gene encoding cytochrome b6-f complex subunit PetN, whose translation MEILTLGWVTLLVTFTWSIAMVVWGRNGL comes from the coding sequence ATGGAAATTTTGACACTTGGTTGGGTTACGCTGCTTGTTACGTTCACATGGTCAATTGCAATGGTAGTTTGGGGTCGTAACGGACTGTAA